TTAAGACATGACAGTCGCCTGCATCCGCACAATGAATGTCAGGCCTTAGAAAGTTGACTTGGACCGGCTTCGGTGAACAATGTGGACGCCAGAGGTTGGGGGACATTTACCAGCCGGCTGCTGATGAGGATTAGAGGCACCTTATCGGGGGCGTCGCGATGTTTCACAGTGTCTTTTAATGAACGCttgtcctgctgtctcctgatTGTCtgtgtgttgcattgtgggtaagaACTGTCAGCCCAAAGTAAACAAAAGGCAGTTGATAATTTAGTGCATTTTTAATCTCAGTAATCATCCGTACAATCGTTGAGCGAAACGTCTGGAAAATGAACTTGATTTACATCAGCTTTACACGCGGGAGCAACCGCTCCCTGTTGTCACATGTACGTTCAAGCTCGGGAGTTCACAACATACACGGAGAACAATTTCGCGACATGCAAAAGCAACACGTGTACATTTTTAGGAAACACACCCACGCTGGCTGTAAAaatgagaggggagaggagcagatAATACTGATGGGAGCTGCGGAACACGCTTCCAGCTCCGCTTAAACAGGCTAACACCACTTTTTTTTACACACCTACAATCTCTCGGCGAAGGCAAATCATAAGAGGAACCTCTAATAAAAGGGATTGAGCACAAAAGCATCCATATTTACAAGTGTCTTGAGAAAActagaacaaaaaaaaccactttAGACTAGGAGTAAACTGGTGGGTGTCATTTAACAGAGCAACAAAATCCGATATTATGCAACATCTATGTTCACTACAATGCACTACAAGAAAGGTTCAAATGATACGCGACCGGCTGTTGCGGTGATGCGCACCGGCCTACAAATAAGAGGATGTCTTGAATTCTTCCGGGACGTCGCTGTCCAGTTTACAGATCACCTTGTAGATGGCTTTTTTCCACGAGGGGTCCGAATCCTTGGTGTCGGCGATGGCGTTGTAAAACTCGTGCAAGGTGATCTCAGCCACCTCCAGGAATCTGTCTGGAACCTGTGAAacgggggggaggaggaggggggtgagcTGTTTTATTGAGTGAAATCAATCTCATTAACATTCTTCTAATCGTGAGCAGGCACTCCACGTGCGAATCTGTCCGCAGCCTTCCCTCCGAGTCCAAAACATATGAAATGAAGACCTGTAGCGCTCTTCTTCAAACACTCAAGCTGATGAAAGGGAGCTGCTCCCTTTGTTCTTTGCACATATACAATGAATAGAAGGCAGCAATcattaaatttcattttaaggCCTCTTTGATTAGCCGGTCTTGTTTTCTTGAGCCAAAACTCACTACTGACAGGCTCTCTTCCCGGGGTTTCTACACCTCGCTGACAGGGCTGTGGGTATGGGTCCCGCCGGGAACGTGAGCAGAAAAATGATTTGACATCGCGCTTCGGTTTGTTTTTTAGCGCAAAGAGAATCGCGGGTATGTTTAACTGATCGCCTGGATTTGAGGGGGAAACCCCACCCCGCAGCCTCCTTTCCCATCCACTGACCAGTTAGCGCAGCGTTGTTAGCATAGGTtattttctttcccctcctctcctcacacaaAAGCATCCCTGGGAAAGGAATGTCTTGGTCCCAAGGTAAAGAAAACGGTCCCGTCCCTTTCCCACCATTCTGCCTTCTCCCTCGGAATCCGCAGCGTCTTTCTCAGCATTCCGCATCAGTAGCAATCTCAGCCTCGTTCAGGCGTACTGGTCCTCTAAtcctgagttgttttagtgggATTTTGTGGCTTCCTATTCCCACAGTTTGATAAAGCATCACTCTGGAGTTTAGATAATGTCTGCCAGCCACAGGTGCAGGGTGACAAACAGgccagcacgtgcacgtgcgtgagCAGGAGGAAGCCTTTCTGGGGAAGATGCTAATTTGTTTTTCAGTGATGAGATGACGTCCCTGAAGTTTAACATAAAGCTTAAGGCAGAAGTCAATTAGCTTAGCTCTACCAATGCATTGAAGTAAAGGGACAATTAAAACAATTAGCATTTTAGACGCAATCAACTCATTTACAGGGCGCCCACGCGCTTGTTGTCTTGTTGTTTAAACCTGGTAAATACTCAACTTGAACCGGCCCCATTGAAGTGAACTGCAGGCCATCTGTAGCACTGTATGTTTAAAGCTATACATTATTTGTCACGTATATCACACTGCACCTGTGCCCTGACAGGTGGATTAGTGGACAGGTTTCCTTCAGAGGAGGAAATTAATAAtacttttttttctaattttcttTAGTCAATAAAAGATATACAGATAATGCGGAAAGCCCCGAGCAAAACATATTGACCTCCAATTGAATAAtaggctcttttttttttttaaactctgtcCTGCAGCGAACAATAATGCAACTCACAGGCGAGAAAATCAGCATCAGGTGAAATAATCCCTCCACCAGCTGCAATATAAAAGATTTGGAATGACTAAAGACTTACGTGGAAGTCGTTGGCTTTGTTGTAGTGCATGTTCAGTGCCCGGAACAGCTCTGAGTCCCTGCTAACTGTAATGTCTTTGACGTCACTGACACCGTCAGCGATGGCCTGACGGGCAAACTTCTCCATCTGGATGTAGTAGAACTCCCGGAAGTTGCTGAACCACTTGATCAGCTGTGAGGTGATGCAGCGGTTGAACTGGAaatagagatgggggggggtcacttttTTTAACACAATTGCTAAGCATACCGCAACCATAAGAGGGAGGATACAGGATACAGTAATTAAAAGAATGCTTTTCAATTCACCCAATAAGTCCTGCTGTCTGTAGCCAGCAAACAGTCCGTCACTCTACGAGGCAATAATTGCTCTGATCCTTTCCCACCAATGTGAAAAAACATCTGTCAGGCCTCTGTGTTTCTAAAGTCAGTCTTGACATTAGTCTTGTTATTCTATCTCCTCATCCAGAaagactggggaaaaaaaacgccTAAGGGCTGGGCAGGCATCAAAGACGCTTCTTCCCTCTGGTGTGGTGGGTGAGAAAGCGGCAGCATAAGGACAGAAGGAAGCTTCCCTCTCATTGACTCGGGATGATAGGATGGAATCAGACACTGGGATTAGGTGCCCTTTTGTTCGGTGCCACTTCCCACCGCAGGACTGTAAGCAAGGAGGAGACGCTCGCAGGGCTGCTTCAACAGCATCCTCCCCCCTGACCCCCAGGGGTCACAGGCAGAGGCCCGAAATGGCCGAGAGAGCTGGGTCTGCGGTGGAAGGACGGGATGGGGCAGAAACCCGGGAGGCGTTCGGGGGAAACCGAGGGCCGCGTGCGCGGCGCAGCACTAATGCTAGAAAAggctgaaaagaaaagagcGGGGCTAACTAGGATgaatgaggagaggaaacaacagGACGCAGATAAGGAGACGAGGCAGAAGACAAAAAGAGGCGCTAGAGGAGCAGGCATGACACGAGACCAAAGCCAAAACAGACAGGATGTTGTGTTTAGGGCCAGCTCACCACCGCCTGCTCGTTGCCACACAAGTCTCTAATACCAACTCTCTGTTGACACTCAATAGTAATGCCTTGCCTACAGAGTCCTTTGTCACTCCATTTGCTGACTGGagtggctttttttaaaagagaatgcCCCCCGTATCTCCCTCTGCCCCCAGGACATACTAGCAGCTCAGCGGCTTTGTTATTTGAACCCTCTGcgtttttgtttctctcctccgacacactgctgatttttttttttcgacTGACAAGTCGgcaaacacaggaaaaacaaccGCTGCGGCctgtattttttgtttttttttcacccaATGAATCCAAGAGTAAGACAATACCTTCACATCAGGGAAGTAGGTTTTCAGCACGTTGGAGCTGGGGTAGCGGGTGTAGAAGAACATTAGCTTGGCCTTCTTCAGATGGCTCGGGGTGAGACCTTCCTGGATGTTCACGTTCACGTTAAGGCAGACAATTAAACACAACACGGAACATACAGTTGCGTGCAAAGTGATAGCGGAGCGGAGTATTGTGTTGCTTCAATCTTCGGCTAAATTGAATTTCCCTAAAGAACAGCTCGGCATTAAGCAGAGAGTCAATAATGGCCCTAACATGTGCTTATTGGCAAAACAGAATTACGAATTAGATTAGGGATTTTTAATTAGAGAGCGGAGCACTTCATGCCTGGCAGTTAAGGAAGCTTGTTTGGAAACGTTCTGAAAAAGGAGCAGACTTGATTTAAAGGGAACATATGTCGCCGTgtacgcgggggggggggcaatgtaGGAAATCCAGAGAAAAGTGGCAGCGAAAGCATGACTGACATCTCCAAATGATGTCGGCGTTGCATTTTTGATCACAAGATttcagatttctttattttcagacacaaatgaattcagcaccttctccagtttttttccccccccctgTGGCAATAAAGACACGCAGGGCGGCTTCCTCTGTAGTCCACCATCACGCCTTAGGTCATAATATTTCCATACCGGGTCGCCACACCTTTAGTCTTTATTGGGGAGCTCTACCTTTGAAATGAGGACGCTGGAATTATAGATTTATGTGATCTCGTTCAAAGAGAAACAGGAGTCTTTGCACTGTCAAGATAAAGTGATTCTTGAGGTTTTATTCCTCTGGTGACAAGCGGATCAAAAAAATGGCTTTTGAgatattttgattattttgagACGTGGactgaaaaatataaaaatttCATGGTAGGCGATAGATGTATgttatatattgttctggccatATGCTCAACATTCACAACAATTTCTAGGGTACttgggttgtttgttttttttaacaatggcGGAATTTGTTTTTCTTGAGTTGTTTTCAGAAGCAGATGTGGGGATGTTATCTTGCACTCGGCTTCAGTCATGAACGTTCGGACAAAGAGATCCGACAACAAATGCTCAAGACAAGAGCTCAAGTGTTGTGGTTGCAAGGCACTTTTGATTTCCAGCAGCACTCAGATGTGACCTTTTAGATGCACCCCTAGCACTCTGATGATGGAGAAATAGATCCTGCACCTTTTCAAGtctgagggagggaaggggaggaaaaaaaagggaaaaagacaaCGACGCTTCCTGAAACAGAGACCGATGCTTTCACTGCCTTTGAAAAACCGGCTTTTGTTCCTGGCAATTCTTATCAAAGCCTtatattcctttttatttgtctttttccaaACTTAAAGTCATTACTCGGCTCAGATTAAAGAAGATGCTGTAATTTTCTGTGGGCTTAGCGAGATCAAAGAAAAAATTCTCCTTGAAGTTTCTGGTTGCTGCTCAGACTGCAGCGCGCCTCAACCAGCCATTGTTTTAATGGAAGATGTGAAATAGGTTTGATTGGgttttattatttccttttagCTTATAGAaacattgttttaaaataaataaataaaggactgTATTTTTCCTCTCTGGGGTGACACATCCTAACGCGTCGTTTTTTAATTAGCTCAGGTTGATTAAATAAATGACGATATTGGGTGGAATTTACGTAAAAGCTGATTGGAATTGAGATTAAAATCTTCCGTTTGACTAACACAGTGCGTGACAATTTTCATCAGCGctaccaaaagaaaaaaacaggtgaGATATGAAAATAAGCCTTTTCATGGAAGGATATATTGAGCGACATGTAAGGGTTCCGTTCGGCCATGCTCTGCAGCTCACCGCACTCGATCTTCACGTGGGGAAGACACAGGTTGTCGACTGTCACGGCCCCCAGGGCGGAGGGACGACCGTGGTGGCCAAGGTGGCCGGACGTCACCTTGGACCTCATGGCGATGGCGTCCCAAGTGAGGTCCACCGAGTCCGGGGAGGTCCTGTCCATAGACGGAGGGATGCACGGGAGTCCCCCGAAGCTGGAATGTGGCCCGTACTTGAGAAGGTGCTCTAGGATCTGGCTGTCGTGCAGAGAGGTGCTGTAATTGAACTGGAAGGGTGTTTGGTGCACAGGGTAAGGTCGCTTCACTGTTGGGGCGACGGCGCCCAGAGGGGTGACCTCTGGTTTGCGGACCACCAGTGACAACGCTTCCGTCTGGTCCTGCGGGCTCTGATTGCTGGGACTTTCGTAGTACTCCAGGGAACGCTTCTTTTCCGCACCCTCTTCTTCCTGCAGTTGATCCTGGGTGCAGCCGGCCGCCTGGCTCTTCCTGTCGACCACCATGCTGATGTGCACTTCAGGTGAGGAGCACATGCGCTGCTCAGGGGACACATCTAGGCCCGTGTGGGTGGCCTTCTTGAACACCCTGTCCACACAGTCGTTCACTGCCCTGGAGAGCTCCTGCTTCAGAGTCTCCTGCAGGTTCGGACTCTCTCTTTGGAGCATGTAACCAGCGGCTTTCATTCGGCCCTTACACTCCACACTCGCTCTGCTGGTCTTCCTGTCGAAATCCTCCTCGCCGCTCATGTAGTGCGATGCCAGGTTTTCACCCATGGGGTCGCGTTGAGCGTTGACCTCTGGCTCATCTCTGCCGTTCTGCTCGGGGTCTTCCTGGTTGTACACCTGGAGGAACTTCTCCTGGAGCTGATGCAGGAGCTTTTGC
Above is a genomic segment from Takifugu rubripes chromosome 2, fTakRub1.2, whole genome shotgun sequence containing:
- the prox2 gene encoding prospero homeobox protein 2; its protein translation is MNLSHPDQNMHGAGDGCLEDDKPDVMFPCFRRNVYDESLSSYSSGSIISQLLRKTIHSARALDESHFYLSSSGGADCSQEDQNSVSSKDSTMEATSPGAHVSTGVNPEQEHPVPDHLQAKRARVENIIRVMAGSPNSRQHGEIEKADTDAKDVRESREAYRENKRKQRLPQHQEHGAGGPASRRPGSSNSDSCNAKDEECHKLKEQLHSMQKLLHQLQEKFLQVYNQEDPEQNGRDEPEVNAQRDPMGENLASHYMSGEEDFDRKTSRASVECKGRMKAAGYMLQRESPNLQETLKQELSRAVNDCVDRVFKKATHTGLDVSPEQRMCSSPEVHISMVVDRKSQAAGCTQDQLQEEEGAEKKRSLEYYESPSNQSPQDQTEALSLVVRKPEVTPLGAVAPTVKRPYPVHQTPFQFNYSTSLHDSQILEHLLKYGPHSSFGGLPCIPPSMDRTSPDSVDLTWDAIAMRSKVTSGHLGHHGRPSALGAVTVDNLCLPHVKIECGELQSMAERNPYMSLNIQEGLTPSHLKKAKLMFFYTRYPSSNVLKTYFPDVKFNRCITSQLIKWFSNFREFYYIQMEKFARQAIADGVSDVKDITVSRDSELFRALNMHYNKANDFHVPDRFLEVAEITLHEFYNAIADTKDSDPSWKKAIYKVICKLDSDVPEEFKTSSYL